From one Pan troglodytes isolate AG18354 chromosome 13, NHGRI_mPanTro3-v2.0_pri, whole genome shotgun sequence genomic stretch:
- the MARS2 gene encoding methionine--tRNA ligase, mitochondrial, which yields MRLSHVLSERRRLRLRPVCTMLRTSVFRLLGRTGASRLSLLEDFGPRYYSSGSLSAGDDACDARTYFTTPIFYVNAAPHIGHLYSALLADALCRHRRLRGPSTAATRFSTGTDEHGLKIQQAAATAGLAPTELCDRVSEQFQQLFQEAGISCTDFIRTTEARHRVAVQHFWGVLKSRGLLYKGVYEGWYCASDECFLPEAKVTQQPGPSGDSFPVSLESGHPVSWTKEENYIFRLSQFRKPLQRWLRGNPQAITPEPFHHVVLQWLDEELPDLSVSRRSSHLHWGIPVPGDDSQTIYVWLDALVNYLTVIGYPNAEFKSWWPATSHIIGKDILKFHAIYWPAFLLGAGMSPPQRIYVHSHWTVCGQKMSKSLGNVVDPRTCLNRYTVDGFRYFLLRQGVPNWDCDYYDEKVVKLLNSELADALGGLLNRCTAKRINPSETYPAFCTTCFPSEPGLVGPSVRAQAEDYALVSAVATLPKQVADHYDNFQIYKALEAVSSCVRQTNGFVQRHAPWKLNWESPVDAPWLGTVLHVALECLRVFGTLLQPVTPSLADKLLSRLGVSASERSLGELYFLPRFYGHPCPFEGRRLGPETGLLFPRLDQSRTWLVKAHRT from the coding sequence ATGCGCCTCTCACACGTGCTGTCAGAACGCCGCCGCCTCCGCTTGCGGCCGGTCTGCACCATGCTGCGAACGTCCGTCTTCCGGTTGCTAGGACGCACGGGGGCTAGTAGGCTGTCTCTCCTGGAGGACTTCGGCCCACGCTACTACAGTTCGGGCTCCCTCAGTGCCGGCGATGATGCTTGTGATGCGCGCACCTACTTCACTACACCCATTTTCTACGTGAACGCGGCGCCGCACATCGGGCACCTGTACTCGGCACTACTGGCGGACGCCCTATGCCGCCACCGTCGCCTCCGAGGTCCCAGCACGGCCGCCACGCGATTCTCCACTGGTACCGACGAGCACGGGCTGAAGATTCAGCAGGCAGCAGCTACCGCGGGCCTGGCCCCGACCGAGCTGTGCGACCGAGTCTCTGAGCAGTTCCAGCAGCTTTTCCAGGAGGCCGGTATCTCCTGCACAGATTTCATCCGCACCACGGAGGCCCGGCACCGGGTGGCTGTGCAGCACTTCTGGGGGGTGCTTAAGTCCCGCGGTCTGCTCTACAAGGGCGTCTATGAAGGTTGGTATTGCGCTTCCGACGAGTGCTTCCTGCCTGAggccaaggtcacccagcagCCGGGCCCATCGGGGGATTCGTTTCCTGTATCTCTCGAGAGCGGGCATCCAGTCTCCTGGACCAAGGAAGAAAACTACATTTTCAGGCTTTCCCAGTTCCGGAAGCCACTCCAGCGGTGGCTGCGGGGCAACCCTCAGGCGATCACCCCCGAACCatttcatcacgtagttcttcaGTGGCTGGACGAGGAGCTGCCCGACCTGTCCGTGTCTCGCAGAAGTAGCCACTTGCACTGGGGCATTCCGGTGCCCGGGGATGATTCGCAGACCATCTATGTATGGCTGGATGCCCTGGTCAACTACCTCACTGTAATTGGCTACCCAAATGCTGAGTTCAAATCTTGGTGGCCGGCCACCTCTCATATCATAGGTAAGGACATTCTCAAATTCCATGCCATCTATTGGCCTGCCTTCCTGTTAGGGGCCGGCATGAGCCCGCCACAGCGCATCTATGTCCATTCCCACTGGACAGTCTGTGGCCAAAAGATGTCCAAGAGCTTGGGCAACGTGGTGGATCCTAGGACTTGCCTTAACCGCTATACCGTGGATGGCTTCCGCTACTTTCTTCTTCGGCAGGGCGTCCCCAACTGGGACTGTGACTACTATGATGAAAAGGTGGTTAAGTTGCTGAACTCCGAGCTGGCAGATGCCTTGGGAGGTCTCTTGAACCGATGCACTGCCAAAAGAATAAATCCTTCTGAGACCTACCCAGCCTTCTGCACTACCTGCTTCCCTAGTGAGCCAGGGTTGGTGGGGCCGTCAGTTCGTGCTCAGGCAGAGGATTATGCTCTGGTGAGCGCAGTGGCCACTTTGCCAAAGCAGGTAGCAGACCACTATGATAACTTTCAGATATATAAGGCTCTGGAGGCCGTGTCCAGCTGTGTCCGGCAAACTAATGGTTTTGTCCAAAGGCATGCACCATGGAAGCTGAACTGGGAGAGCCCAGTGGATGCTCCCTGGCTGGGTACTGTGCTTCATGTGGCCTTGGAATGTTTGCGAGTCTTTGGGACTTTGCTGCAGCCTGTCACCCCAAGCCTAGCTGACAAGCTGCTGTCCAGGCTGGGGGTCTCTGCCTCAGAGAGGAGTCTTGGAGAGCTCTATTTCTTGCCTCGATTCTATGGACATCCATGCCCTTTTGAAGGGAGGAGGCTGGGACCTGAAACTGGGCTTTTGTTTCCAAGACTAGACCAGTCCAGGACTTGGCTGGTGAAAGCCCACCGGACCTAG